The Brachypodium distachyon strain Bd21 chromosome 4, Brachypodium_distachyon_v3.0, whole genome shotgun sequence nucleotide sequence AGAAACTGAACTTACCCCTGAGCAGCGCCTAATGGTGGAAACAGTGTTGAAAAGCAGCAACCTTTTGGCAACACTCATCAATGATGTTTTGGATCTTTCGAAACTTGAGGATGGAAGTCTTGAATTGGAGATAAGAGCATTCAATCTTCATGCGACTTTCAAAGAGGTCCGCATAGTTGCTCTCCCAACGACCTGATACATGTGATGTATAAATTTTATTCTAATCTGAAAATTGCTCTGTGGCATTACAGGTAATGAGTTTCATCAAACCGATTGCAGCTATCAAGAAGCTTTCTGTATCGGCCATGTTGTCCCCTGACTTGCCTCTATCTGCCATTGGTGATGAGAAGCGGCTCATGCAAACTATTCTAAACGTCTGTGGTAATGCTGTTAAGTTTACCAAGGAGGGCCACATCTCACTGTTAGCTTCAGTTGTGAAGTCTGACTCTTTAAGAGAGTTCCGAACCACTGATTTTCATCCAGTTGCAAGCGATGGTCACTTCTACGTAAAAGTTCAGGTAAAGATGTACATATCGTAGAAGCTCGACATTCTGATCAATGGAGTAACTGAGAACAGCATATGAGGGGATTACAGAAACCCTGAAGTCGCACATGAGGCCTCGATTTAGAGCTTATTGGCCGCCTTGTTACCGCATATAACAGCTAGCCTCCCTTTGTCCTTAATTTCAGGTTAAAGATACAGGGTGTGGCATCAGCCTGCAGGATCTATCCCATGTATTTACAAAGTTTGCTCACACACAAAGCGGAGGAAACCGAGGGTATAATGGCAGCGGTCTTGGGCTCGCCATTTGCAAGAGGTATTTCAATGCTTTTAACTAATTCATGGTGCGAAAGACGATGTGTGGTCTTGATGGATCGATGACATATCTGTGAAAAATCTCTTGTAAAATTCCCTGGGCAGGTTTGTGAGCTTGATGGGTGGGCATATATGGCTGGAGAGCGATGGGGCGGGGAAAGGCTGCACGGCTACGTTGGTCGTGAAGCTGGGTGTGTGTGACGCCGCGGCGTATCATCAACCGGCGATCCCTCTGGTGTGGCCGAGCCATGTCCGATCTGACCCGTCTGGTCCATCAGCACTGAAGAAGGAAGATAGAGTGCTTCCTTGTCTTGAACCTAGATACCAGAGGAGTATATGACATGCGTTTTGTTGGAAGAGAGATATTGTCGACTTTGTGCTGCACATATAATGTACAAGAAAGACAGAGGATGTGATTAGTCCGATGTTGCTGCGCGATTAATATAGTGCATAACAGCATTAGGATATGATTGCAGGAATTGATAAAATGGCAGAGTTACATCTCATCTGATGTATTGTTGGCAAGGAAGGCGACAAGAGCATCTAGTCTAGTGTTCATGCATGGTTAAGAGTTGAGCACGATCTCATCTCATCACATTCACACCACGTATAGTTGAAAAGTCAAAAAACACGGCTAGGCCAGCATTTGGAGCTATGGATATGGACAGGCAAGCCCAATTtgaacttttcttttcttaataatttccttttcttttgctggaagaagaaagatggcaACTTGCAGTGATTAATAATAGCTCCACTGTTCATCCAATCTGAATATGTATCTGTAATCCCCCCCAACCCCAAAAGCTAAGCTGCATATTCCTCCGCCCTGACAATCAACTTAAATTTGGGTTTCCTGGAAATGGATGAAATCCATTTGAACTTCTAAAACCCCTGGCAGTAGGTTCTTTTCTTTGTGCACCCTAGTGTTCCTAGGATGACACTTGTGCATCTCCTGACAGAGCAAATGAAATCCTGAAGAAAATCATATCTAATGGCCGGCCGGGGTACATTAGAAAAATCACAAGGACATGTATCTACAGTATCTATCTGCGGTGCATCTTGAGCCAGCCAGCTGCAACATTCAAATGATTCGATTTTGATATCCATATATTTGAGATTCAGTATGATATCATAGAAAAATCTGTATTCATACTTATTTGGAGTAGTACTATTTTGCAAGGCAGGAGTAGGGAAATACTAGAGTATGATGTGAGAGAGGATGGATGATTCATGCATGTGAGATCAAAACAAGGACTCAAATGGATCACTCCTGCAGCATTTATTGTACTCTCCCCATTATTCTTCGTGTAATTAAACTCGGCCGTCCATGTCCACTCCCTCCCTCCAGCTCCAAGGTCAACTCTACCCCTCCTCCTTTGCTTCAATCCTTCTTCATTGATCGGTCAAACAAACATCAAGCTTTATGCCGCCAATTCCATGgcgctccctcctcctctccgtcTCCTCCTACAATTGTtagtcgtcttcctcggcacCGGCGGTCCACTCACCGCCGCGCGCACGGTGCCCGTGGAGTTCTTGTACCCGCCCTTCAACCTGACCTACATGCACTACATCGACACCAAcggcgtcttcctcctctccggccCCAACGGcaccttctccgccgccgtctacaacgccggctccggcggcggctcctcctTCGACAGCCAgtcccgcttcttcttctccgtgcTCCACGACAAGTCCCGCACCCCCGTCTGGACCGCCACCGCCGGATCCACCATCCTCCAGTCCATCACCCTCTCCCTCACCGCCAAGGGCATGGCGCTCTCCTACCCCGCCGACCCCGACCCGGCCTGgtccacgccgccgctcgccgcgccCGTCGCCTCGCTCCGCCTCCGCGACACCGGCGAACTCGcgctcctcgacgccgccaacgccacccTCTGGTCCTCCTTCGACCGCCCCACGGATACCCTGCTCCAGGGCCAGAGACTCCCCGTCGGCGCCACGCTCACGGCCTCCGCGTCGGACCAGGACCTCTCTCCCGGACCTTACCGCCTCCTGCTCACCCCCAACGACGCGCTGCTTCAATGGGCACCGGCATCatcttcctcggcgccggcgaacGCTTCTTCCTTGGTCACCTACTGGGCGCtctcctccgacgccggcgccgtgcAGGACTCGAACCTCAAAGTCGAATCCATGGCGGTCAACGCCTCCGGGATCTACCTCCTCGCCGGCAACGGCAGGGACACCGTCCTCAGGCTTCTCttcacgccgccgccatcttcctcctccgcaaAAGTCCTCCTCAAGGTCGGCTCTTCCGGCCGCCTGCGCGTGCTCAGCATGGCCATCTCCcccacggcggcgcgcgcaaGCTTACCATCCGTGTGGGAAGCTCCGGGCAACGACTGCGACCTCCCTCTGCCGTGCGGATCCCTCGGGCTCTGCACGGCGGGCACCGGCAGCAACTCCTCCTGCATGTGCCCCGAAGCCTTCAGCACCCACACCACCGGCGGCTGCTCGCCGGCCGACGGCTCCACCACGCTTCTTCCAACGGACGACTGCGCCAACGGATCATCGTCGAGCTCATACACGGGCCTGGGCGACGGCGTCGGCTACTTCGCCAGCAAGTTCGCGGTGCCGgcgacggccggcggcgcgctccCGGCGTGCCGCGACCTCTGCTCGGCCAACTGCTCCTGCCTCGGCTTCCACTACAGGAACTCCTCCAAGTCCTGCTTCCTCATGCTCAACCAGATCGGCTCCGTCTTCCGCGTCAATGCCGATTCCTTctcttccaccgccgccgcggtatTCATCAAGACAGTGCCGGCGGCGTCGCGCGGCCATGGCCGTGGGTCGTCGCGGTTGAGCTCCATCACCATCGTATTCGGCGTCGTGCTGCCGACCGTGGCCGCCGTGTTCATCGCCTTCCTGCTGTACGTCATGGCCAAGCACTGGCTCAACAAGCGCGGCGGCAGCAATggtcagaagaagaagaagaagaagaagaagaagaagacgaagcaCGAGAGCAgcgaggggtggcggcgcagcTGGTTCATGCTGCACGTGATGTCGTCGTCACGAGCGTCGTCCAACGTCCCGTCGGAGAAGGACACGGAGGAGGAtagcgaagaagaagacgacgacccGGACGCGGTGCTCATCCCGGGGCTGCCGACCCGGTTCACGTTCGACGAGCTGGAGGCGGCGACCAACGGGTTCAAGCGGCAGATCGGCTCCGGCGGGTTCGGGTCCGTGTACCGAGGCTCGCTCCCGGACG carries:
- the LOC100844730 gene encoding G-type lectin S-receptor-like serine/threonine-protein kinase At5g35370, which produces MALPPPLRLLLQLLVVFLGTGGPLTAARTVPVEFLYPPFNLTYMHYIDTNGVFLLSGPNGTFSAAVYNAGSGGGSSFDSQSRFFFSVLHDKSRTPVWTATAGSTILQSITLSLTAKGMALSYPADPDPAWSTPPLAAPVASLRLRDTGELALLDAANATLWSSFDRPTDTLLQGQRLPVGATLTASASDQDLSPGPYRLLLTPNDALLQWAPASSSSAPANASSLVTYWALSSDAGAVQDSNLKVESMAVNASGIYLLAGNGRDTVLRLLFTPPPSSSSAKVLLKVGSSGRLRVLSMAISPTAARASLPSVWEAPGNDCDLPLPCGSLGLCTAGTGSNSSCMCPEAFSTHTTGGCSPADGSTTLLPTDDCANGSSSSSYTGLGDGVGYFASKFAVPATAGGALPACRDLCSANCSCLGFHYRNSSKSCFLMLNQIGSVFRVNADSFSSTAAAVFIKTVPAASRGHGRGSSRLSSITIVFGVVLPTVAAVFIAFLLYVMAKHWLNKRGGSNGQKKKKKKKKKKTKHESSEGWRRSWFMLHVMSSSRASSNVPSEKDTEEDSEEEDDDPDAVLIPGLPTRFTFDELEAATNGFKRQIGSGGFGSVYRGSLPDGTTVAVKRMNNLGTQGRREFLTEIAVIGNVHHVNLVKLRGFCAEGPQRQLLVYEFMSRGSLDQSLFVSSNSGLAWPERVGVCVGAARGLAYLHSGCHRKILHCDVKPENILLDGRGGVKIADFGLAKLMSPEQSGLFTTMRGTRGYLAPEWLMNAPITDKADVYSFGMVLLEIVRGRKNSKLLDDTGTSSGASDDGGKEERSRGYFPAMALAVHEEEASPGYSELADPRLEGKVDAGEVSRVVRVALCCLHEEASLRPGMTAVAAMLDGSMEVCAPRTDQLSYLRMYGRAGTTAGAGAASSSTWSPPSCVSAQQLSAPR